The Daucus carota subsp. sativus chromosome 9, DH1 v3.0, whole genome shotgun sequence genome window below encodes:
- the LOC108202491 gene encoding tubby-like F-box protein 3 isoform X1 produces MKLSYVGFRSKPSRNVQTSAEPAPESSCRWAIMPEELLREVLMKVEASESEWPMRRSVVACAGVCRSWRNVLIKEIVRLPEVSGVLTFPISVKQPGPRDSLIRCFIKRNGSAHSYNLYLSLSQALAENGKFLLGARKSRHATFTEYIISLNADDRSKGSCAYIGKLKSNFLGTKFSVYDALPLPTGAKMTRNRSTRLIGSKQVLPSVPSGSYPVARISFELNVLGSSRGPRRMHCVMDTISPSAIKPGGVAPTQTEFRQSSIDTPPSLPIITNEIFSGPLCSQRDGQLILKNKSPRWHEQLQCWCLNFNGRVTIASVKNFQLVASAEGGGITPEHEEVILQFGKVDKDVFTMDYRYPISAFQAFAICLSSFDTKIACE; encoded by the exons ATGAAACTGAGTTACGTCGGATTCCGATCGAAGCCTAGCCGGAATGTTCAGACGTCGGCGGAGCCGGCGCCGGAGAGCAGTTGCCGGTGGGCGATAATGCCGGAGGAGTTGTTGAGAGAAGTGTTGATGAAGGTGGAGGCGTCGGAGAGTGAGTGGCCGATGAGGAGGAGCGTGGTGGCGTGTGCCGGAGTGTGTCGGAGTTGGAGGAACGTGTTGATCAAGGAGATTGTTAGGCTTCCGGAAGTTTCGGGAGTCTTGACTTTTCCGATTTCGGTCAAACAG CCTGGTCCTAGAGATTCCCTTATCCGGTGTTTTATAAAAAGGAATGGGTCGGCACATTCATATAATTTGTACCTCAGTTTATCTCAAG CGCTGGCTGAAAATGGAAAGTTTCTTCTTGGTGCTCGAAAGTCCAGACATGCAACTTTCACAGAATACATCATCTCTCTCAATGCTGATGATAGGTCAAAAGGGAGCTGTGCATATATTGGAAAGCTAAA ATCTAATTTCTTAGGGACAAAGTTTTCCGTATATGATGCTCTGCCACTTCCTACGGGAGCTAAAATGACAAGGAATCGTTCTACTAGGCTAATAGGATCAAAACAAGTCTTGCCTAGTGTTCCTTCTGGAAGCTATCCAGTAGCGCGCATTTCATTTGAATTAAATGTTTTGGGTTCCAG CAGGGGCCCAAGAAGAATGCATTGCGTCATGGACACAATTTCCCCTTCTGCTATTAAACCAGGAGGTGTGGCTCCAACACAGACTGAGTTTCGGCAAAGTAGCATTGACACCCCTCCATCTTTACCTATCATCACGAACGAGATCTTTTCCGGACCTTTATGTAGTCAGAGAGATGGACAGCTcatcttaaaaaataaatctcCCAGATGGCATGAGCAGCTACAATGCtggtgtttaaattttaatggacGTGTAACAATTGCCTCGGTGAAGAACTTTCAGCTAGTTGCTTCTGCTGAAGGTGGAGGGATCACACCTGAACATGAGGAGGTTATTCTACAATTTGGTAAAGTGGACAAGGATGTGTTTACAATGGATTACCGGTATCCAATATCGGCATTCCAGGCGTTTGCCATCTGCCTTAGTAGCTTTGACACAAAGATTGCTTGTGAATGA
- the LOC108202491 gene encoding tubby-like F-box protein 3 isoform X2 produces the protein MKLSYVGFRSKPSRNVQTSAEPAPESSCRWAIMPEELLREVLMKVEASESEWPMRRSVVACAGVCRSWRNVLIKEIVRLPEVSGVLTFPISVKQPGPRDSLIRCFIKRNGSAHSYNLYLSLSQALAENGKFLLGARKSRHATFTEYIISLNADDRSKGSCAYIGKLKSNFLGTKFSVYDALPLPTGAKMTRNRSTRLIGSKQVLPSVPSGSYPVARISFELNVLGSRGPRRMHCVMDTISPSAIKPGGVAPTQTEFRQSSIDTPPSLPIITNEIFSGPLCSQRDGQLILKNKSPRWHEQLQCWCLNFNGRVTIASVKNFQLVASAEGGGITPEHEEVILQFGKVDKDVFTMDYRYPISAFQAFAICLSSFDTKIACE, from the exons ATGAAACTGAGTTACGTCGGATTCCGATCGAAGCCTAGCCGGAATGTTCAGACGTCGGCGGAGCCGGCGCCGGAGAGCAGTTGCCGGTGGGCGATAATGCCGGAGGAGTTGTTGAGAGAAGTGTTGATGAAGGTGGAGGCGTCGGAGAGTGAGTGGCCGATGAGGAGGAGCGTGGTGGCGTGTGCCGGAGTGTGTCGGAGTTGGAGGAACGTGTTGATCAAGGAGATTGTTAGGCTTCCGGAAGTTTCGGGAGTCTTGACTTTTCCGATTTCGGTCAAACAG CCTGGTCCTAGAGATTCCCTTATCCGGTGTTTTATAAAAAGGAATGGGTCGGCACATTCATATAATTTGTACCTCAGTTTATCTCAAG CGCTGGCTGAAAATGGAAAGTTTCTTCTTGGTGCTCGAAAGTCCAGACATGCAACTTTCACAGAATACATCATCTCTCTCAATGCTGATGATAGGTCAAAAGGGAGCTGTGCATATATTGGAAAGCTAAA ATCTAATTTCTTAGGGACAAAGTTTTCCGTATATGATGCTCTGCCACTTCCTACGGGAGCTAAAATGACAAGGAATCGTTCTACTAGGCTAATAGGATCAAAACAAGTCTTGCCTAGTGTTCCTTCTGGAAGCTATCCAGTAGCGCGCATTTCATTTGAATTAAATGTTTTGGGTTCCAG GGGCCCAAGAAGAATGCATTGCGTCATGGACACAATTTCCCCTTCTGCTATTAAACCAGGAGGTGTGGCTCCAACACAGACTGAGTTTCGGCAAAGTAGCATTGACACCCCTCCATCTTTACCTATCATCACGAACGAGATCTTTTCCGGACCTTTATGTAGTCAGAGAGATGGACAGCTcatcttaaaaaataaatctcCCAGATGGCATGAGCAGCTACAATGCtggtgtttaaattttaatggacGTGTAACAATTGCCTCGGTGAAGAACTTTCAGCTAGTTGCTTCTGCTGAAGGTGGAGGGATCACACCTGAACATGAGGAGGTTATTCTACAATTTGGTAAAGTGGACAAGGATGTGTTTACAATGGATTACCGGTATCCAATATCGGCATTCCAGGCGTTTGCCATCTGCCTTAGTAGCTTTGACACAAAGATTGCTTGTGAATGA